The Paramormyrops kingsleyae isolate MSU_618 chromosome 23, PKINGS_0.4, whole genome shotgun sequence sequence CCACTGGGCAGGACCTCAGGTTCATGCAGCTACGCTGATTCACGAGAAATAGagaaaatgttgcgcacgcacGGTCTGATAAATCCAAATTTGCATAGTCATTTTTTTCACCATTAGATGTACGCAAAGTCTGATAAATTAGGCCCCAGGACCTCAGGTTTTCAATCTCTCAGCGTGAAATAATAATTCTGCCCATTAATTCAAATCAGAGGAGTTTAGTTACTAAAGCAATCAATAGGGGTAACATCAATTAGCAGCACAACATATTGCAATTATAGACTTTGTAACAAACCTGTCAGCAGTCTTCTCCAAGCGAAATAGAAGCAGCAGATTTCCTGATGACACAAAAACAAACTCAACAGAACCTGATTCATGCAAGAGCATCAAACACGCTTTTACAGGCAACTTTACCAAAACTCACAGATGAACGCACCTAAATAGGAATATTCTGTTCTGAATAGTTTCTGGATATCTAAAAATCATGGAACATCATGGAGATCTTCAGCAGTTTTACTGTATAGCTTAATTGGACGTAAACTATTAAAAcatatttcaaaacatattttgAAGCCCCTGTTATTGTGTTTTCATTAAACATTAACCGTATTAACACTTTATAGATTGCGAATACCACGTCCGAATACAGTCAGCCTTCGTGCATTCGCGCTTCGATCGTGATTCGCGAATTCACAGATTCGCGAAAATTTCATTGGAACCGATTTTATTTGCATCCGCGATTTCATGCTTTTCATTGTAAAATTGGTAAGAAAAAATTGTTTAATGAagattttaatgtgtttttgggGGAAGTTCAAGACATACAATATAAATCAGTTAAAAAATCCCTTACAAAACGTGGCTTTCTTATGGAAACCTTACTTAAATTTATGTACATAGcctactgtactgtacctttaaAAGATGTGAATACCAATAAATTTCTTAAAAGGTGCTAATGTTTACGTACATAGCAAATGCGTCCCGGGTTATCCTCTCGAGACGCATTTGCTATAAACACTGAAAGGATTCGTTTACTCATTTTACCTTCAAGTGCTGTCAGTGCAAAAGAATACGGCAGCCAATGCCGTGTTCTATGAATTAGTAGGGGTAACATtagtatatactgtactgtactgtactgtgctatagtgtgacaaatatccgTAAGGTGATACTGTACTctatttttacatcaaacatttgtttttttttaaaggtaataGGCTACATTAAgctaatataaaatataaaagtgttttgggagcatGACTGGGGTCATATATTTATGGTTTAAACTTTAAACTATAGAAGTAAACACATATTACCATTTTAGTCACTCTACCAAACATCAGCAAACCCTGCTCATTCGCGACGGGTTCTGCATGGAACGTAACCTCGCGAATGTCCGAGGTCTGACTGTATTGTACATTTTCTCCATTCAGAAGAATTTTGTAAACAAGCAAAAAACGCCTAACCAACATAGTCCTATGTGGCGTAAATGTTAGTATTATTAGTAGCAAGGACTGAAAGTTGAGAATGCATTActgataaaatgaaaatacaattaCTTGAATGCTCCAAACAAGCTTATACGCCACACCTACATGCTACGACGTAAAACAGTTTCGGTGGAAATAAGTCGAGTCGCATTCAATCCGGTTCCGAGCAACCTCGTGCGGTTTACCTATTAAACAGATTACTGAACTTGAACGCAAATTCAGGCAAGGTGGTATTTAAGGAACTGATTCAGCGTGCTAGTCATTCATTCACACGCTCTTATCATGGCGGAATCGCGGTGTTTTCGGCTATTTTGGGCTCAGGCTAGCGTCTTGCTCGTTGCTTTTGCTGTGTCTTTTGCACAGCAGCCGGCTGTTAAGGGTGCTGCTTATGATAAATGCCAGGTGTATGAGAAAGTTCCATGTGGAGCTCCTGCCATTGGCAAGGATGCTTGTGCAGCCGTAGACTGCTGTTTTGATGGCCAGCAGTGTTACTATGGGAATGCAGGTGAGGCTGTGATTCTTTCCAAGGTGTGACCCTCCTGGCTGAATGTGTGGATATTGACTAGGCATGCTTCTCCCCCAGTGACTGTGCAGTGCACCAGGGATGGTCAGTTTGTGGTTGTGGTGGCCAAGGATTCCACTGTGCCCCAGCTGGATGTGACCAGTATTTCCATGCTGGGAGGAAAAGCTGCCCCTTGTAGCCCTGTTGCCACTACAGATGCCTTTGCCATATTCACCTTTCCAGTTACTGCCTGTGGCACTGTGGTGAAGGTAGGTTACCACTTCCTCACAAGCAGGATGTGGTGTGGAGGGGGGACTTGGCTTACCTGTGGTTCTCATCCTAGGTGGATGGTGACTATGTCCTGTATGAGAACAGTATGTCCTCCTGGTATGAAATTGGTGTAGGACCCCTGGGTTCCATCACAAGGGACTCCCTCTATGagtgagtggagtctttggctctgTAGCCCTACTTGACCTGTGTCTGTATCTGATGGCCTGGTGTTGCCTGGCAGGCTGCTCTTCCGGTGCAGGTACTggggcactgaggttgtctccCTGGTGGCTGAGTACCAACCTATCGCAGCAGATATGGCACTTCCCCTGGCTGTTCCAGGGCCCCTCCGGGTAGAGCTGAGGCTGGCAAATGGGCAGTGTTACACTAAGGGGTGTGATGAAGGTATGGTACAGCTGGATGGTCACCTGCTACTGTGCCAGTAGGTATGTGGATGACATTCCCTTGCTGGTATCTGCAGGAGCTGCTGCATATACCTCCTACTACCAGGACAGTGACTACCCTGTTACCAAGTGGCTGCGGCAGCCTGTGTATGTAGAGGTTCGCCTCCTGAGTAGGACAGACCCCAACCTTGTGCTGCTTCTGGACAGCTGCTGGGCAACACCTACCCCTGACCCTCTGAGCCTGCCTCAGTGGAGCCTCCTGGAAGCTGGGTAACTGGCAAGCTGGGGGAACTTGGGTATTGGCCTTGGTGGTATCCTACCTAATAATGGCTGTGCACGCAGGTGCCCCAACCCAGGTGACAAATACCTGACCACCTTGGTTCCTGTGGACGGCTCATCTGGGCTTCCCTTCCCGACCTACTACAAGCGGTTCATTGTGCAGATGTTTGCGTTTGTGGACCCAGCCTCCAAGCATCATCTGCAGGGGCAGGTACTGGAGCAGCAAGTGAAGGCTGTTGGCCTGTGTGTAAATCTGGAATAATGCAGACCATGCTGTGGTCTCTGCAGGTGTTCTTCCACTGTAGCACAGCTGTGTGTGCCCCTTCAGCCACTGATAGCTGTGAGCAGAGGTGCTTCAGGAAAGGTGAGCTCCAGCCTGGCTTCTCTCCAGATTAGCTGTGCATGTCTGACTCCTCCCACCCTGCATTTCAGGTAGGGCTGCTGTACGCAAGGACTCCTTCCGCCACAAGGCTGTGGTGTCCAGTGGGGAAGTGAAGCTGGTCTCCCCAATGGACAGATTTGGAGCACCAGCTGTCAAGTGGTGGTGAACACTGGTCACTAGTGGGTGCCATGTGGTCCCATAGCTGCTGTGTGCCTTAATAAAGGTGACTGACTGTACTGCTTGTCCTGTGTTATGTCCACTTACCATCTAAGGGATCTGCTCACTACTGCTTCATGACATTCTTCCAGCTGCCAGGGACATGCAGTGCAGCATTCATGGAGTCACATGCCTCTCACTCAATTTTAAGTGATCTAATTAAATGTGCTAGCTGACCCTCTTCACTAGCATGAGGGCATGTAGCTGGCAAAGACTGTCCATACATAACAGTGCATAGTCAGCTTTTTGGTGTTCCTGTTAAATAAGCAGTGAGTGCAGACAATCTGACTTGAGTTACATCAGGCAAAGGTTTCAAATTGCTGAAACTGAATTTGAAGATTAACATGCACAACAAACATTCAGGAATCCGTTAGTTTATTCACACTTCGGTCAAGTGTTCTCTGAGATGAGAATATAAGTAGTGACTTACTCATATTCAGGGCCACTATTATCTGGATTATTTCTGCAGCAGGTATTGCCAAGACTTAAAGTAGACAAAGTCCTCAAAGTGAGTACATCTACCCAAAGTCTTTGGTATTCACAATGAAATGCTTATGTAAAAAATTTCAAATGTGTCAGCCTTGCTTGAAATACAGTACTTAAGGTGTGAGCCAAGATTCTCCAATTTATATTCTTAGTAACAAAATGGAAAGTCACTGACTCTTTCAAACTGCAGTACAGCATTTCAAACAATTATAGCACTGTACACTAAATTATTGAACTAATTCAAATATGCTATAACACAGTACTGTACACATGcagttttatttacagttttttttgcaACATTCATTCTCAGTGTAGTTTCCCTGCTCATTTTTGGCGGTTTATAAGCTTTTATAGTATTCtctttacttttttttctgtcatgttttctgtgcacgaAGCATTGACCTCAGGTTAGGGCTATCAAAAATTTTAAAGATTACCagagttttttttccatgtcaTGTTTAAAAAGCTGCAAAATGAACACTGTCAGCAGACAGCTTGATTACTATAAATGGATTATTTAAATAGTATAAGTAGATAAgcaggagaaaatggatggatggattatttaaATAGTATTTGTACATTTAAAGCTAAATGACAGCCTAGAATgtgactatgccatcaccacacaaccagttaataggatgtcagacatgcactgttacatacatggaatggtcttccaccaGATGTGCGGGTTTCGGGCTcactcaatattcaagtctagactaaaaacacacctgtttagcttatagggacactagttctagctctagctaactcctcactcccagttagacctatagtgtgaggtgtagagctgggtggggatcggtgccattggctttggataaactgaattgacagtgctgtcactctagcttcacaatcgcttgtgggattggagtgctgacatttcagggactccccatgcctgcattcccatttgcctctccctcctacttatgctgccatagccatgtCTGCCGGAGCTTGCACGTTGCACtccatattgcactcatctaacttttagcactgtctatggtctcccctactttgactaattgcatattttatttcccctacttctcctggggggtgctgcctggagacctcaatctatcaagatgtccagcacaccctgcaacatgtgacgtctccactaccaatgacgtccgtgcatccagctcgccgttctgcctgtgtcatcttccatgtatgacccgctgcctgccttctggttgcctgccgattggagggagcgttggcttgtcatctcccccctgctccccgtttgtgtctcagatttaactgtatttggctctccctgccagcccctggaggatgggctccccctttgagtctggtccctcccaaggtttcttccttctcaggagtttttccttgccactgtcgcctatggtttactcactgggggctttgggtgggggtgctgtaaagcgctttgataCAATGTAATGTACAAatataatgcgctatacaaaaataaatttgttgtcgTTGTTACTCTTTCtctgttataaaggaaacttgttttacttggtttatattttcatttatagttctTCATTcaactttccagtgcttaacaagaataaaaaatctgtcgattatgaaataaatggaaaagggGTAAAAACCTGTGGCGTGCAAAAACTTGACTGGTAATGTGTCATTTAATAAAGGGTGTTTATTGGATTtggattcaagattcaagattctttattcgtcacatgcATAGTCATGCGTACAACACGCAGTGAAATGCATCCTGAACCGACCTTTTCAGAGTTAGGTAAGTTAagtaagtttttaaaatttaaagtgAGTAAAGTATGTTTTtagtaagaaaaataaaataagaataaagtTATAGTTACAGTTAAAAAAGGAGTGATAGGCCTATTACTAGATTTTACAATTTAGCATGTGGCAACAATAGCTGCAAACCAAAATTTATTTagaaagcacatttaaaacaacaaacGTTGACAAAGGTGCACGTAAGATCAAATGAATATACATAAGACAAATaggaataagaaaaaaatgacaataaaagctggaaaaagtaatcaattaaataaacaaagaaaaataagaaTGAATGACACTGGTAGTAATCAAAAGCCAGGGAGAAAAGATAAGtcttcaaactggatttaaaagTGCTCAATTAAAGACctcatacagtatatgtgtgtgtgtgttggggttgGGGGCATTCCAAAGCCTAGGTGTAGCTATCGCTGAAGTGTGGTCGCCTCTGTGCTTTAGTCTAGACCTCCGCATGACCAAAATCATCTTATCAGAAGATCTAAGTAGCATCTGGGAAAGTAGGGTTGAAAGAGGTCAGCATTTCATATTTCTGTAGTTTGTTGACTATGGTGCTAAACAGCTTTAATTCCAATGCATCCAAGAGTTTCTAAAGTAGTATTATTCTGCCCTTTGTAacgattatttatttatgatgaTCAGCACTTTTAGCATCCAGCACTGCTGAACTATACTAAGAGTGTATTCTCAATAAAACAGACAGAATGTAGACTTGGAGATATGCAATAAAGCGACGTTTCCCAACCcgctcctcagggacccccagccggtccatgtttttgctccctcccagctccctcccacacggtccacatttttactcccttCCACCTCCcaggagttgggagggagcaaaaacttggactgtctgcaggtccccaaagaatgggctgggaaacactgcaataaACCCTAGGTTAGGGCTATTAAAATCATAGTTCTCAAGGGCCAAGCTCTgttgattttccagccttcctttacctgtgagccaggtgtgaagcctcggtggccaatcagaatcagtaattattaaaccacCTGAGGCAgaggtgggcagtcttatccacaaagggccggtgtgtatgcaggttttcgctgcaactccctaattagatcactaattagaggactgattggctgaagacctacaggttatcccgaaaacctgcacacacaccggccctttgcggataagattgcccacccctgaactgggggaactgaaaacaaggcctggatttggaatcgaggtgcACATTTGAAGAGGCCTGTCTTAGGTAAAATCATTCATCTTACATAATAATTTCTCCCAGCAGGGATACAGTGAGCCTGCAGGTTATGCCAGAAACCAAGGGGCATGAAGAAGGGGATACagtagatgggatgccagtccttcataGGCAAACTCAAACAAATAATCACATTGGTAATTTTGAAACACCAATCGGAATCATTTACATGAGGAATTTGCTTTTGGGTGGCATGCAAAACTAGCAAGGAATATCAAGACAATAACAAATCAACATAAATTATatgcataaataaaattaaataatgtgctTGGTCTAGATAATGTGCATAGTGCAATGCAATGTAGCTGCAGGATGGTTAGACAGGCAGAGGGTTGGTTCTTCAGGCACGTGATTTTGATCTTGATAGATCTCAACCTCTTGCTAGAAGGCAGCGTTTGGAAAAGTTCATGCCCAGGGTGGGAGGTATCAGCTGTAAAATTTGTTGCTCACTTCGCTGTCCTGGAGGTGTGCAGGTCCTGAAATGATGGCAGACTGCAGCCAATCGGCGTCTCCGCACTGCGAATTATACGCTTCAGCCTGCAATTATCCTTGGCAGTGTTAGAAGCGAACCGGACGGTGATGGAGGAGGCGAGGATGAATCCGATGGTCACACAATCACAGTCTTTGGCGGATTGAACTTCTTCAGCTGTAGCAGGAAGTATATCCTCTGCTGGGGAGGGAACTGATGTTCATCTCCCACTTAAGGTCTCCAGAGATCATGGTGCCCAGGATGCAATGTGGTTGTGCTGATCACACCAGGGGTCTCATTTATCAAAGTCATGTAAGCCCAAAAAGATGCCTGAAATCTATGTATGCAACTTTTCAtgcaaaatactgtacatatcGAAACTTGATGGGCCAAAGTACTAGAAACAGCTGtgcagtgtgtatatatatacactcacctaaaggattattaggaacaccaaactaatacggtgtttgaccccctttcgccttcagaactgccttaattctacgtggcattgattcaacaaggtgctgaaagcattctttagaaatgttggcccatattgataggatagcatcttgcagttgatggagatttgtgggatgcacatccagggcacgaagctcccgttccaccacatcccaaagatgctctattgagttgagatctggtgactgtcggggccattgtagtacagtgaactcattgtcatgttcaagaaaccaatttgaaatgattcgagctttgtgacatggtgcattatcctgctggaagtagctatcagaggatgggtacatggtggtcataaagggatggacatggtcagaaacaatgctcaggtaggccgtggcatttaaacgatgcccaattggcactaagtggcctaaagtgtgccaagaaaacatcccccacaccattacaccaccaccaccagcctgcacagtggtaacaaggcatgatggatccatgttctcattctgtttacgctaaattctgactctaccatttgaatgtctcaacagaaatcgagactcatcagaccaggcaacatttttcccagtcttcaactgtccaattttggtgagctcgtgcaaattgtagcctctttttcctatttgtagtggagatgagtggtacccggtggggtcttctgctgttgtagcccatccgcctcaaggttgtgcgtgttgtggcttcacaaatgctttgctgcatacctcggttgtaacgactggttatttcagtcaaagttgctcttctatcagcttgaatcagtcggcccattctcctctgatctctagcatcaacaaggcattttcgcccacaggactgccgcatactggatgtttttccctttgcacaccattctttgtaaaccctagaaatggttgtgcgtgaaaattccagtaactgagcagattgtgaaatactcagaccggcccgtctggcaccaacaaccatgccacgctcaaaattgcttaaatcacctttctttcccattctgacattcagtttggagttcaggagattgtcttgaccaggaccacacccctaaatgcattgaagcaactgccatgtgattggttgattagataattgcattaatgagaaattgaacaggtgttcctaataatcctttaggtgagtgtatatatatatatatatatatatatgtgtgtgtgtgtgtgtgtgtgtgtgtgtgtgtgtgtgtgtgtgtgtgtgtgtgtgtgtgtgtgtgtgtgtgagtgagagagtgtgtgagagagagtgtgtgagtgtgagtgagtgagtgagtgagtgatgaATCGGCaggaaatgtatattttttatttgtgatATAACATTCTGTCCTGTCCCTGCCTCGCACTGTTCAAAATGCCTCATCCTGGCTTTTTATTTACAGCGGATATGTTGGGCTTTGTGACCAGTAAGACTTGATATGCATAATATATAAGCATAAAGCTCATTTTTAATTGGCTATTTATGGTTGTTTGTGGGTCGCCACTGGGCAGGACCTCAGGTTCATGCAGCTACGCTGATTCACGAGAAATAGagaaaatgttgcgcacgcacGGTCTGATAAATCCAAATTTGCATAGTCATTTTTTTCACCATTAGATGTACGCAAAGTCTGATAAATTAGGCCCCAGGACCTCAGGGTTTCAATCTCCCAGCGTGAAATAATAATTCTGCCCATTAATTCAAATCAGAGGAGTTTAGTTACTAAAGCAATCAATAGGGGTAACATCAATTAGCAGCACAACATATTGCAATTATAGACTTTGTAACAAACCTGTCAGCAGTCTTCTCCAAGCGAAATAGAAGCAGCAGATTTCCTGATGACACAAAAACAAACTCAACAGAACCTGATTCATGCAAGAGCATCAAACACGCTTTTACAGGCAACTTTACCAAAACTCACAGATGAACGCACCTAAATAGGAATATTCTGTTCTGAATAGTTTCTGGATATCTAAAAATCATGGAACATCATGGAGATCTTCAGCAGTTTTACTGTATAGCTTAATTGGACGTAAACTATTAAAAcatatttcaaaacatattttgAAGCCCCTGTTATTGTGTTTTCATTAAACATTAACCGTATTAACACTTTATAGATTGCGAATACCACGTCCGAATACAGTCAGCCTTCGTGCATTCGCGCTTCGATCGTGATTCGCGAATTCACAGATTCGCGAAAATTTCATTGGAACCGATTTTATTTGCATCCGCGATTTCATGCTTTTCATTGTAAAATTGGTAAGAAAAAATTGTTTAATGAagattttaatgtgtttttgggGGAAGTTCAAGACATACAATATAAATCAGTTAAAAAAATCCCTTACAAAACGTGGCTTTCTTATGGAAACCTTACTTAAATTTATGTACATAGcctactgtactgtacctttaaAAGATGTGAATACCATTCGCAAAGTTTATTCCCTTTGGAACGCTAATGGTTACATAAATATTAGAAAATAGTTAATTTACTATTTTGCAATAGTAAGCACACGTTAACGTAAATTCAACGCACAAAAATGATAAATTTCTTAAAAGGTGCTGTTTACGTACATAGCAAATGCGTCCCGGGTTTCCCTCTCGAGACGCATTTGCTATAAACACTGAAAGGATTCGTTTACTCATTTTACCTTACTGTCAGTGCAAAAGAATACGGCAGCCAATGCCGTGTTCTATGAATTAGTAGGGGTAACATtagtatatactgtactgtactgtgctagtgtgacaaatatccgTAAGGTGATACTGTACTctatttttacatcaaacatttgttttttttcaaagGTAATAGGCTACATTAAgctaatataaaatataaaagtgttttgggagcatGACTGGGGTCATATATTTATGGTTTAAACTTTAAACTATAGAAGTAAACACATATTACCATTTTAGTCACTCTACCAAACATCAGCAAACCCTGCTCATTCGCGACGGGTTCTGCATGGAACGTAACCTCGCGAATGTCCGAGGTCTGACTGTATTGTACATTTTCTCCATTCAGAAGAATTTTGTAAACAAGCAAAAAACGCCTAACCAACATAGTCCTATGTGGCGTAAATGTTAGTATTATTAGTAGCAAGGACTGAAAGTTGAGAATGCATTActgataaaatgaaaatacaattaCTTGAATGCTCCAAACAAGCTTATACGCCACACCTACATGCTACGACGTAAAACAGTTTCGGTGGAAATAAGTCGAGTCGCATTCAATCCGGTTCCGAGCAACCTCGTGCGGTTTACCTATTAAACAGATTACTGAACTTGAACGCAAATTCAGGCAAGGTGGTATTTAAGGAACTGATTCAGCTTgctattcattcattcacacgCTCTCATCATGGCGGACTCGCGGTGTTTTCGGCTATTTTGGGCTCAGGCTAGCGTCTTGCTCGTTGCTTTTGCTGCGTCTTTTGCACAGCAGCCGGCTGTTAAGGGTGCTGCTTATGATAAATGCCAGGTGTATGAGAAAGTTCCATGTGGAGCTCCTGCCATTGGCAAGGATGCTTGTGCAGCCATAGACTGCTGTTTTGATGGCCAGCAGTGTTACTATGGGAATGCAGGTGAGGCTGTGATTCTTTCCAAGGTGTGACCCTCCTGGCTGAACGTGTGGATATTGACTAGGCATGCTTCTCCCCCAGTGACTGTGCAGTGCACCAGGGATGGTCAGTTTGTGGTTGTGGTGGCCAAGGATTCCACTGTGCCCCAGCTGGATGTGACCAGTATTTCCATGCTGGGGGGAAAAGCTGCCCCTTGCAGCCCTGTTGCCACTACAGATGCCTTTGCCATATTCACCTTTCCAGTTACTGCCTGTGGCACTGTGGTGAAGGTAGGTTACCACTTCCTCACAAGCAGGGTGTGGTGTGGAGGGGGGACTTGGCTTACCTGTGGTTCTCATCCTAGATGGATGGTGACTATGTCCTGTATGACAACAGTATGTCCTCCTGGTACGAAATTGGTGTAGGACCCCTGGGTTCCATCACAAGGGACTCCCTATATGAGTGAGTAGAGTCTCTGGCTCTGTAGCCCAACTTGACCTGTGTCTGTATCTGATGGCCTGGTGTTGCCTGGCAGGCTGCTCTTCCGGTGCAGGTACTggggcactgaggttgtctccCTGGTGGCTGAGTACCAACCTATCGCAGCAGATATGGCACTTCCCCTGGCTGTTCCAGGGCCCCTCCGGGTAGAGCTGAGGCTGGCAAATGGGCAGTGTTACACTAAGGGGTGTGATGAAGGTATGGTACAGCTGGATGGTCACCTGCTACTGTGCCAGTAGGTATGTGGATGTGATGTTCCTTTGCTGGTATCTGCAGGAGCTGCTGCATATACCTCCTACTACAAGGACAGTGACTACCCTGTTACCAAGTGGCTGCGGCAGCCTGTGTATGTAGAGGTTCGCCTCCTGAGTAGGACAGACCCCAACCTTGTGCTGCTTCTGGACAGCTGCTGGGCAACACCTACCCCTGACCCTCTGAGCCTGCCTCAGTGGAGCCTCCTGGAAGCTGGGTAACTGGCAAGCTGGGGGAACTTGGGTATTGGCCTTGGTGGTATCCTACCTAACAATGGCTGTGCACACAGGTGCCCCAACCCAGGTGACAAATACCTGACCACCTTGGTTCCTGTGGACGGCTCATCTGGGCTTCCCTTCCCGACCTACTACAAGCGGTTCATTGTGCAGATGTTTGCGTTTGTGGACCCAGCCTCCAAGCATCATCTACAGGGGCAGGTACTGGAGCAGCAAGTGAAGGCTGTTGGCCTGTGTGTAAATCTGGAATAATGCAGACCATGCTGTGGTCTCTGCAGGTGTTCTTCCACTGTAGCACAGCTGTGTGTGCCCCTTCAGCCACTGATAGCTGTGAGCAGAGGTGCTTCAGGAAAGGTGAGCTCCAGGCTGGCTTCTCTCCAGAATAGCTGTGCATGTCTGACTCCTCCCACCCTGCATTTCAGGTAGGGCTGCAGTACGCAAGGACTCCTTCCGCCACAAGGCTGTGGTGTCCAGTGGGGAAGTGAAGCTGGTCTCCCCAATGGACAGATTTGGAGCACCAGCTGTTAAGTGGTGATGAACACTGGTCACTAGTGGTTGCCATGTGGTCCCATAGCTGCTGTGTGCCTTAATAAAGGTGACTGACTGTACTGCTTGTCCTGTGTTATGTCCACTTAACATCTAAGTGAAGGGATCTGCTTGCTACTGCTTCATGACATTCTTCCAGCTGCCAGGGACATGCAGTGCAGCATTCATGGAGTCACATGCGTCTAACTCAATTTTAAGTGATCTAATTAAATGTGCTAGCTGACCCTCTTCACTAGCATGAGGGCATGTAGCTGGTAAAGACTGTCCATA is a genomic window containing:
- the LOC140581959 gene encoding zona pellucida sperm-binding protein 1-like encodes the protein MADSRCFRLFWAQASVLLVAFAASFAQQPAVKGAAYDKCQVYEKVPCGAPAIGKDACAAIDCCFDGQQCYYGNAVTVQCTRDGQFVVVVAKDSTVPQLDVTSISMLGGKAAPCSPVATTDAFAIFTFPVTACGTVVKMDGDYVLYDNSMSSWYEIGVGPLGSITRDSLYELLFRCRYWGTEVVSLVAEYQPIAADMALPLAVPGPLRVELRLANGQCYTKGCDEGAAAYTSYYKDSDYPVTKWLRQPVYVEVRLLSRTDPNLVLLLDSCWATPTPDPLSLPQWSLLEAGCPNPGDKYLTTLVPVDGSSGLPFPTYYKRFIVQMFAFVDPASKHHLQGQVFFHCSTAVCAPSATDSCEQRCFRKGRAAVRKDSFRHKAVVSSGEVKLVSPMDRFGAPAVKW
- the LOC140581958 gene encoding zona pellucida sperm-binding protein 1-like, translated to MAESRCFRLFWAQASVLLVAFAVSFAQQPAVKGAAYDKCQVYEKVPCGAPAIGKDACAAVDCCFDGQQCYYGNAVTVQCTRDGQFVVVVAKDSTVPQLDVTSISMLGGKAAPCSPVATTDAFAIFTFPVTACGTVVKVDGDYVLYENSMSSWYEIGVGPLGSITRDSLYELLFRCRYWGTEVVSLVAEYQPIAADMALPLAVPGPLRVELRLANGQCYTKGCDEGAAAYTSYYQDSDYPVTKWLRQPVYVEVRLLSRTDPNLVLLLDSCWATPTPDPLSLPQWSLLEAGCPNPGDKYLTTLVPVDGSSGLPFPTYYKRFIVQMFAFVDPASKHHLQGQVFFHCSTAVCAPSATDSCEQRCFRKGRAAVRKDSFRHKAVVSSGEVKLVSPMDRFGAPAVKWW